A single genomic interval of Celeribacter indicus harbors:
- a CDS encoding glycosyltransferase family 2 protein: MGHTITAIVPTFNRGAMLAETLTGILRQKRPVDQIIVQDDGSTDETPEIVAPLVAAEGHRLHYERTENGGKSRALNRALSKATGDYIWICDDDDIALPEATAKLAAHLDADPTLGVVAGRHERFSTRPDGKPVLDGTGYWPDLSRGSALRHTLEDIFFFQNATLVRRDCYDCVGPFDETLTRSIDYEMTVRLLARFPAQVIEDVIFLQRKHDGARGPAGQQHAAARSEEVWRETDREIFARFRHDLPLSLYEAMFETGDPGRRRRAALLERGAVYARRRDWEAALEDFEAAARLAPACDLSVEEARIAVRAMAAKHGADEVFAPERRRSLRRIARSGRAGRSLTRWLGRGALWRLRAAVEARQAREAMRIAAFLAAVPPATDPIPETADPALRERDTLPLEAYAW, encoded by the coding sequence ATGGGACACACCATCACTGCCATCGTGCCGACCTTCAACAGAGGTGCGATGCTCGCAGAAACACTAACCGGAATTCTGCGGCAAAAAAGGCCGGTCGACCAGATTATTGTCCAGGACGACGGCTCCACCGACGAAACGCCCGAAATTGTGGCACCTCTTGTGGCCGCAGAGGGGCATCGCCTGCACTACGAACGCACCGAAAACGGCGGCAAGTCCCGCGCGCTCAACCGGGCGTTGAGCAAGGCGACGGGCGACTACATCTGGATCTGCGACGACGACGACATCGCCCTGCCGGAGGCCACCGCAAAGCTCGCCGCCCATCTCGACGCCGATCCGACGCTGGGCGTGGTCGCGGGGCGCCACGAGCGGTTCTCGACGCGGCCGGACGGCAAGCCGGTGCTCGACGGCACGGGCTACTGGCCCGACCTGAGCCGGGGCAGCGCGCTGCGCCACACGCTCGAGGACATCTTCTTCTTCCAGAACGCCACGCTCGTGCGCCGGGACTGCTACGACTGCGTCGGCCCGTTCGACGAGACGCTCACGCGCTCGATCGACTATGAGATGACGGTGCGGCTCCTCGCGCGCTTCCCCGCGCAGGTGATCGAGGACGTGATCTTTCTCCAGCGCAAGCACGACGGCGCGCGCGGCCCGGCGGGGCAACAACATGCCGCGGCAAGATCCGAGGAGGTCTGGAGAGAGACCGACAGGGAGATCTTCGCCCGCTTCCGCCACGACCTGCCGCTGTCGCTCTACGAGGCGATGTTCGAGACCGGCGATCCCGGACGCAGGCGGCGCGCGGCGCTGCTCGAGCGGGGCGCGGTCTATGCCCGCCGCCGCGACTGGGAAGCGGCGCTCGAGGATTTCGAGGCGGCGGCGCGCCTCGCCCCGGCCTGCGACCTGAGTGTCGAGGAGGCGCGGATCGCGGTGCGCGCGATGGCCGCGAAACACGGCGCCGACGAGGTCTTCGCCCCGGAACGCCGCCGCAGCCTGCGCCGCATCGCCCGCTCCGGCAGGGCGGGACGGTCGCTGACCCGCTGGCTCGGGCGCGGTGCCCTCTGGCGGCTGCGCGCGGCGGTCGAGGCGCGGCAGGCGCGCGAGGCGATGCGAATCGCCGCCTTCCTCGCCGCCGTGCCACCGGCCACGGATCCGATCCCCGAAACCGCCGATCCCGCGCTGCGCGAGCGCGACACCCTTCCGCTGGAGGCCTACGCATGGTGA
- a CDS encoding glycosyltransferase family 2 protein produces the protein MVTPTPADQVVILIPTLNEAAHIAGVLDQILSEDRLAQGARVIVADGGSTDGTTEIVGDLAATRYRNLRLIDNPKRTQAHAMNMLLKPDFAGTTVAIRVDAHAQYPRDFVSRLVAELDARPGVASVVIPMDAVPTESCFRRGLAYVADTKLGAGGSPHRGGTASGYVDHGHHAAFRLETFRILGGYDTSFIANEDAEYDRRLGKSGRRIWLESSIRIGYYPRDTIAGLWKQYFRYGVGRARNCLKHGDRPALRQMIPVIHVVLLALSLLALPFTAWGWLWPVLYAGLLSAVAVAMALRHRSLCGLVALPALATMHTAWGLGFLWGAGRGRPQAAMPVRGLG, from the coding sequence ATGGTGACCCCGACGCCCGCCGATCAGGTCGTGATCCTGATCCCGACCCTCAACGAGGCGGCACATATCGCCGGCGTCCTCGACCAGATCCTTTCCGAGGACCGCCTTGCCCAGGGGGCGCGGGTGATCGTCGCCGATGGCGGCTCCACCGACGGCACGACGGAGATCGTCGGCGATCTCGCCGCGACGCGCTACCGCAACCTGCGCCTCATCGACAATCCGAAGCGCACCCAGGCCCACGCGATGAACATGCTGCTGAAACCGGATTTCGCCGGGACGACCGTCGCGATCCGGGTCGACGCCCATGCGCAATATCCGCGGGACTTCGTCTCCCGCCTCGTCGCGGAACTGGACGCCCGGCCCGGTGTCGCCTCCGTCGTGATCCCGATGGACGCGGTGCCGACGGAGTCCTGCTTCCGCCGCGGCCTCGCCTATGTCGCCGACACGAAGCTCGGGGCGGGCGGGTCTCCGCATCGCGGCGGCACCGCCTCTGGCTATGTCGATCACGGCCATCACGCCGCCTTCCGGCTCGAAACCTTCCGCATCCTCGGCGGCTACGACACCTCATTCATCGCCAATGAGGATGCCGAATACGACCGCCGCCTCGGCAAATCCGGCCGCCGGATCTGGCTCGAAAGCTCGATCCGCATCGGCTATTATCCACGCGACACGATCGCCGGCCTGTGGAAACAGTATTTCCGCTACGGCGTCGGGCGCGCGCGCAACTGCCTCAAGCACGGCGACCGCCCCGCCCTGCGCCAGATGATCCCCGTGATCCATGTCGTCCTGCTCGCGCTGTCGCTCCTCGCCCTGCCCTTCACCGCCTGGGGCTGGCTCTGGCCGGTGCTCTATGCCGGGCTCCTCTCCGCCGTCGCCGTCGCGATGGCCCTCCGGCACCGCAGCCTCTGCGGGCTCGTCGCGCTGCCTGCCCTGGCGACCATGCACACGGCCTGGGGGCTCGGGTTCCTCTGGGGCGCCGGCAGGGGACGGCCGCAGGCGGCGATGCCCGTGCGCGGGCTCGGCTGA
- a CDS encoding Gfo/Idh/MocA family protein has product MQLFALLSRSAPPMPSLREASGGRDAPAQESSPEFVTAMSPPAGDRRTGIAYLGCGYVADFYQQTFANHRDELVLRGVWDVSAERLARFVHLHGLSAYADFDALLADPGVEIVVNLTNPRHHYDTTKRCLLAGKHVYSEKPLALALAQAEELTALAQAAGLQLVCAPSSVLGDAARTMWTAVRERRLGAPRLVYAEIDEGMIHRLGFEDWISPSGAPWPAEDELRTGCTLEHAGYMLSWLVAMFGPVERVVSVAALCIEDKGPKTPAEYRTPDFSCALLSFGEGVIARLTNSVVAPHDHQLRIFCDEGELRAREVWDFNTPVHAIPLAATRTQRRLKKWLNFSRTWRLNGRRDRRIAFAKTAHPMNFALGIADMARAIRAGRAARLGGVFALHITEVTLAIQYPDVYGTEYVPKSRPAAFSPLVP; this is encoded by the coding sequence ATGCAACTTTTCGCGCTTCTGAGCCGATCCGCCCCGCCGATGCCGTCTCTGCGCGAGGCTTCCGGAGGGCGTGACGCGCCGGCGCAGGAGTCGTCGCCGGAATTCGTCACGGCGATGTCGCCGCCCGCGGGGGACCGCCGCACGGGAATCGCCTATCTCGGCTGCGGCTATGTCGCCGATTTCTACCAGCAGACCTTTGCCAATCACCGCGACGAACTGGTGCTGCGCGGGGTCTGGGATGTCTCGGCCGAACGGCTCGCGCGATTCGTGCACCTCCATGGCCTGTCGGCCTATGCCGATTTCGACGCGCTGCTCGCGGATCCGGGGGTGGAGATCGTCGTCAACCTCACCAATCCGCGCCACCATTACGACACGACGAAACGCTGCCTGCTCGCCGGCAAGCATGTCTATTCGGAAAAGCCGCTCGCGCTCGCGCTCGCGCAGGCGGAGGAACTGACGGCGCTCGCGCAGGCTGCCGGGCTCCAGCTCGTCTGCGCGCCGTCGAGCGTGCTCGGCGATGCCGCGCGGACGATGTGGACGGCGGTGCGCGAGCGTCGCCTCGGCGCCCCGCGTCTCGTCTACGCGGAGATCGACGAGGGCATGATCCACCGGCTCGGCTTCGAGGACTGGATCAGCCCCTCGGGCGCCCCCTGGCCTGCGGAGGACGAGTTGCGGACCGGCTGCACGCTCGAACATGCGGGCTATATGCTGTCCTGGCTCGTCGCGATGTTCGGCCCGGTGGAGCGGGTGGTGTCGGTGGCCGCGCTCTGCATCGAGGACAAGGGGCCGAAGACGCCCGCGGAATATCGCACGCCAGATTTCTCCTGTGCGCTGCTGAGCTTCGGGGAGGGGGTGATCGCGCGTCTGACCAATTCCGTCGTCGCCCCGCACGACCACCAGCTGCGCATCTTCTGCGACGAGGGCGAGCTGCGCGCGCGCGAGGTCTGGGATTTCAATACGCCCGTGCATGCGATCCCCCTCGCCGCGACGCGGACCCAGCGGCGGCTGAAGAAATGGCTCAACTTCTCGCGCACGTGGCGCTTGAACGGCCGCCGCGACCGCCGGATCGCCTTTGCCAAGACCGCGCATCCGATGAACTTCGCGCTGGGCATCGCCGACATGGCGCGCGCGATCCGTGCCGGGCGGGCGGCGCGTCTCGGGGGCGTCTTCGCGCTCCATATCACCGAGGTGACGCTCGCGATCCAGTATCCCGATGTCTACGGCACCGAATACGTGCCCAAAAGCCGCCCTGCGGCCTTTTCACCCCTGGTGCCCTGA